The genomic region GTGCAACGAACTGCTTGCGCCGCCTCACGGACGACGGCTCGCAGGGTTCTAACCTTGTCTACGAAAACAGGTTTGGAAAGGTTACCTCCGACGGCCCTTACAACCTCGTTTGGACATCTAGTGACTGGGGTTTCAACCGCTACAACATGGGTGCGGCAAACGCCATCTTCATGCTTTCGGAAATCACGCAAGGTGCCGAAAAGGAAGCCTACAAGAACCTCGCCCTCGACAACATCTACTACAACCTGGGCGCAAACCCGTGGGATATATCGTTCTTGATGGGTGCAGGCGACAAAAACCTGAACCACCCGCACAACCGCGCCGCCAACCCGGACGGCTACAACGCAGGTGGCATGCCGTATGAATACAAATGCCCGAGAGGCGCTCTCATGGGCGGCGCCGCCCCGAACGCAGTATTGCTCGAAGACTGGAGCGACTACACGGCAACGGAAACCTGTATCGACTTCTCGGTGCAGTTGCTAATACCCGCCCAGAGCCTTGCGGAACCCCTCCCCATCGATGCGGAAGGCCCGCTGTTCAGCAACATTACCGGGACCCCGATTTCGAATACCGAAGCCATCGTAAGCTGGGACGCGAACGAAGTCGCCCTCGTAACCGTATTCTACAGCGAAACCCCCGACGAAAACACCACAAAGTCCGTACAGCAGACAACCGCATCGAAAGGCGGCTCAGTTATGCTCACGAACCTGGAACCGGGCAAGACCTACTACTTCTTCCTCGAAGGCATGGACACGAAGAGGAACCTGACGACCGACAACAACCACGGACAGTGGTACCAGTTTACCATGACTCCGGCCAACACGAACATCAGCGGAGTGACCATCTGCCAGGTCGACCACAGGAGCGCAAAGATTTACTGGTGGTCTAGCGACCGCATGAACGGCATCGTGAACTACGGAACGTCAAGCGGCAACTATTCTGACGCAAAGGCGGCAGAAGGCGGCGCGGTACTCTTCCACGAAGCTACCCTCACCGACCTGCGTGCTGGAACTACGTACTACTTCACCGTTTCTTCGGGTGCGAAAACCTCGGAAGAATTCTCCTTCACTACGGAAGCGTACGCCACCTATGCTAACCTCGACATATACCTGAAGCCGAGTTCCTACGGTTCCGAAGCAAGCTGCAGCGCATGGCAAGACTGTCACGCATTTATCATGTCTATCACCAACAACGACACCATTCCCTTTGAAGATTTCGAAGTACGCCTGTATCTAAATAATGAAAACCTTGCCGCTCTCGGAAATGCTCATCAAAATTTCGGCGGCGATGGACAAATGGGCAAGCCCATCAACATAACGTTTGGCAGTTCACAACCCGACGGCTTTGGTGGATACTATCTGCCCATTAACGTAAAAGGCGTTGTAGAAGTCTCCGGACAGTTGATAATTCAAGTCATATTCCATGATTACAATCCCTCTGTCAAAACAGTCACCTTCAAGGAAATCGAGAATTCTTGGTCTCTGCGGCCCCACACCGCAGAAACTGATCCCGAGTATTTTAAAGGCATCGACTTGACGCAAGCCCCGTTCTTCAAAGGATCGGAAACCACGTTCGTCGAGCACAACTCCAATGGAACTAAAGTCGTAGCCTTCACCAGGGATCCCTACATCGCCGTCTTCTACCATGGCAAGCACATCTATGGCTACACCCCGGACTACACGCCCGAAACGGGCCCGCAGGTAAGCCGCACGGTTGCCCTCACTTTCGACAAACCGTTCAAGACGCCTTTCTACTCGGTTGAACAAGAAGTGTACGAAGCCAAGTACAGCGGTTCGAGCAAGGTATCCCCGATGGGTATACTCGACGACTTCGAAATGAACGGGAATTCATACTTCGACAAGACCATGTACTTCCCCGACACGCGCAAGGATTCGCTCTTGTTCCTACACGACACGACGCTTTCTTACGGCAACAACTACATGGAATGGGTCAGCTGGCACAACCATGCGGCAAACAAGTCTGGCAGCTACGACTGTGCCTGTGCCGTCGTCCGCAGCAATGTGGAAGTCGACACGATCATGACGCCGCCCGAAATCCGTATTCTCTCGTTCACGGTAGATACCGTGCGCGTCTATACGGGAAGAATGGCCGAAGTGCATCTGCAATTGCTCGATTCGAACAGGGTTCTGCTCAACACGGACCCGCTGACCGTGCTGCTCTCGTCTGAATCTGGTTTGGCCAAGTTCTATACTTCGGCGACATCGACCATCCCCGTCGACAAGATTGACATCATCAACGGTAAAGCCGTGTTCTATGTCAGTTCCGACAGGGCGACAACCACCATACTCAAGGCAACCGGCACAAATACCTCCAAGGTCAACTATGTCCCCGCGAAAGCAGTGCTCATCATCGAAGATCTGCCGCCCTGGCCCATCATCGACGTAGCCAAGATGGTCGACACCGACTGCGACGACATTCCTGACGCCTTCGAGATAAAGCTTTCGAACGAATACATAGCGGCAGAAAACCAGTCGTTCAATTCCATCAAGTACGTGTACGGTAACGACACCATCACGAGCACCAAGGTCATTTCGCAAAACGGCAGGGACCTGGTCGTCGGAGCGAACCTCACGGGCGCCACCATGAATACGAACCCCGAAGGAAGCATCACGCTCGTGAGCAACACCAAGGAAGGCAAGAAGGAATCCGCGGACTTCTATACCGATGGCATCCCGCCCACGCTCGTATCCGTTTCCGTACTTGAAAAGCTCCCGGATGCCACAAGCGACTTCGTCTACATCCAGTTCAGCGAACCCGTGAAGGAACCCTCTCCCGAATGGCCGCTGCGTCTGAATTCGACCGATGTCGCAGTCCACGTGAAGGGCGTTAAGCTCTACAACGAGGCACACAACATTTGGGAATTCGAAATCGACTTCGATGCGGGCGGAGGCTCCCTCGTCGCAGAAGGCATGAAGGCCGAACTCGCCCCGACCGCGACCATCAAGGACCTCGCCGGAAACGGCATCGGACCTTGCGCTCCGAAGGTCGTGGACGTGCTCCTGAAGATTCGCCCGATCCCGATGACCTACGCAAGCATCTCGGACAAGGATGAAGACGGCCTTGCCGAACATATCGAAATCAAGTTCGCGCAAGCAGTCGACA from Fibrobacter sp. harbors:
- a CDS encoding glycoside hydrolase family 9 protein — protein: MKMTYLKKLLTASFVLGELLCVNAMAQLPAIDRTDKVHERRYLDSLNVFNRRPIRVNQAGFRPQDNKYAYVANPTSMTFKVIDANTLREVDAGNTTLTSVGTAPKPGIWVNGAFNSITSVYEFGSKAETSSTEQLYKADFTGLTAIGEYFIVNGNDTSATFHVHPSIYNAVFENSLKFFGIQRCGNTKSHFHAPCHLKDGSAVHHDLTGGWHDCGDHFKVSETLGYTAYALAMTYLVYQEKAEDRYGNSYDDTVFTDGIPDLLYEAKVGADYIYKLYKASKEDGLIAQHDMYHSIGVGSADHQFWDVPEKQDAQTQDKGGPDRPVAKGIGTGAGVYAAALAYFAMGWYVYDPVYADSLIDAAKDIYKNVLRSYVYGLGGSYTTTDGLLGFYPGGTSETNMIDDAAAAALALWYATKDTTYQYDLYKNLKINDNSTNYGYNNEPDDAGPYFKGGFLGLKSGFTPGGWPTDFENIHSYVLFSFVKLILKDKETAQEYNVGELERDTLIQRATNCLRRLTDDGSQGSNLVYENRFGKVTSDGPYNLVWTSSDWGFNRYNMGAANAIFMLSEITQGAEKEAYKNLALDNIYYNLGANPWDISFLMGAGDKNLNHPHNRAANPDGYNAGGMPYEYKCPRGALMGGAAPNAVLLEDWSDYTATETCIDFSVQLLIPAQSLAEPLPIDAEGPLFSNITGTPISNTEAIVSWDANEVALVTVFYSETPDENTTKSVQQTTASKGGSVMLTNLEPGKTYYFFLEGMDTKRNLTTDNNHGQWYQFTMTPANTNISGVTICQVDHRSAKIYWWSSDRMNGIVNYGTSSGNYSDAKAAEGGAVLFHEATLTDLRAGTTYYFTVSSGAKTSEEFSFTTEAYATYANLDIYLKPSSYGSEASCSAWQDCHAFIMSITNNDTIPFEDFEVRLYLNNENLAALGNAHQNFGGDGQMGKPINITFGSSQPDGFGGYYLPINVKGVVEVSGQLIIQVIFHDYNPSVKTVTFKEIENSWSLRPHTAETDPEYFKGIDLTQAPFFKGSETTFVEHNSNGTKVVAFTRDPYIAVFYHGKHIYGYTPDYTPETGPQVSRTVALTFDKPFKTPFYSVEQEVYEAKYSGSSKVSPMGILDDFEMNGNSYFDKTMYFPDTRKDSLLFLHDTTLSYGNNYMEWVSWHNHAANKSGSYDCACAVVRSNVEVDTIMTPPEIRILSFTVDTVRVYTGRMAEVHLQLLDSNRVLLNTDPLTVLLSSESGLAKFYTSATSTIPVDKIDIINGKAVFYVSSDRATTTILKATGTNTSKVNYVPAKAVLIIEDLPPWPIIDVAKMVDTDCDDIPDAFEIKLSNEYIAAENQSFNSIKYVYGNDTITSTKVISQNGRDLVVGANLTGATMNTNPEGSITLVSNTKEGKKESADFYTDGIPPTLVSVSVLEKLPDATSDFVYIQFSEPVKEPSPEWPLRLNSTDVAVHVKGVKLYNEAHNIWEFEIDFDAGGGSLVAEGMKAELAPTATIKDLAGNGIGPCAPKVVDVLLKIRPIPMTYASISDKDEDGLAEHIEIKFAQAVDTKHYPDSISIIFGSAMPETLTVHKSQFQLNADQMSSSFDLPVPFSLGNTNGNYEGTLNGKDLVGAGLVIEHLGDGAAYESESSIAEDLAGPVFTSATLVSSTYEVLTVYISEPVNVIDSLAILYVRERSNLNISKMDINMWSLSNGKTTLNALFDHEATAAVMEGDRINLAPKTASAFADLSGNMPADNNPMVTIGGDTKPKIKFDIHLQTPVTTVSASTPSLNPSNKTINLYIVNPATHKLDRIEGENVVQTGIDTLTTPLNGVVWTMDLTVPRGGALNQPAYWRSLKVKYSIPIYTNMGSFVNRISGNFVVNSDTYYSTNNKVTFFVEWVNAPKGGVRSKQGRAVGTGAYIYKAELDCKFLPNPNLDQETKERFDSSDSYEKTETFGIRRSK